The Betaproteobacteria bacterium genome has a window encoding:
- a CDS encoding alkaline phosphatase: MPRSYPKARTTALIAALALSATSFALAAGPAVQGPESVEDWYKAGQKFIQDGYALKRADRLAKNVILFVGDGMGVSTVTAARILEGQLNGKPGEENRLFFETFPYVALSKTYSWDQQTSDSAPTMTAMVTGYKAREGMLSVNHTTARFESDAKTIAAKSLPTILEQAAAAGKHTGVVSTARLTHATPAANYAHTAVRDWESDKEIRDYEAENGLPGGTVSAKDIARQLIELPESAKRSLKVAMGGGRTYFLPNSVKDPENGAPGRRKDGRDLTAEWVGTRGPKTSFVWDKAQFDAIDPAHTEYLLGLFENSHMQYEADRGNDKAGEPSLAEMTEKAIKLLSRNPRGFYLQVEAGRIDHAHHAGNAKRALLDTIEFSRAIKKAYEMTDPEETLIIVTADHSHTFTIAGYPHRGNNILGLVREVPNKDGETPQTKKDRLGLPYTTLGYANGPGWRDALASGAKRPDLSAVDTAGPSFLQEAAVPTEGAETHGGEDVAIYATGPKSHLVHGSMEQNWIYHVMREAFGF; encoded by the coding sequence ATGCCGCGTTCCTATCCGAAAGCGCGAACCACCGCGCTTATCGCCGCACTCGCCTTGAGCGCAACATCCTTCGCGCTTGCCGCTGGGCCCGCCGTGCAAGGCCCGGAGAGTGTCGAAGACTGGTACAAGGCAGGCCAGAAGTTCATTCAAGATGGCTACGCCCTCAAGCGCGCGGACCGGCTCGCCAAGAACGTGATCCTATTCGTGGGCGACGGCATGGGCGTTTCCACTGTCACAGCCGCGCGTATTCTGGAAGGGCAACTCAATGGCAAGCCCGGCGAGGAGAACCGTCTGTTCTTCGAGACCTTTCCCTACGTTGCTCTCAGCAAGACCTATTCTTGGGACCAGCAGACGTCCGATTCCGCCCCCACCATGACGGCCATGGTGACGGGCTACAAGGCGCGCGAAGGCATGTTGTCGGTGAATCACACGACGGCGCGTTTCGAAAGCGACGCAAAAACCATCGCCGCGAAATCCTTGCCGACCATTCTCGAACAAGCGGCTGCCGCCGGTAAGCACACGGGAGTGGTGTCCACGGCACGTCTCACGCACGCCACGCCGGCGGCCAATTACGCGCACACCGCCGTGCGCGATTGGGAGAGCGACAAGGAGATTCGCGACTACGAAGCCGAGAATGGATTGCCGGGCGGCACGGTGAGCGCCAAGGACATCGCACGCCAATTAATCGAACTCCCGGAAAGCGCCAAGCGGAGCTTGAAGGTGGCCATGGGCGGAGGGCGCACCTACTTCTTGCCCAATAGCGTGAAAGATCCGGAGAACGGCGCGCCAGGGCGGCGCAAGGATGGCCGCGACCTCACCGCCGAATGGGTAGGCACCCGGGGGCCCAAGACAAGCTTTGTGTGGGACAAGGCGCAATTCGATGCCATCGATCCCGCTCATACAGAGTACCTGCTTGGGCTGTTCGAGAACTCGCACATGCAGTACGAGGCGGACCGCGGCAACGACAAGGCGGGTGAACCATCGCTCGCCGAAATGACGGAGAAAGCAATCAAGCTGCTCTCCAGGAATCCGAGGGGGTTCTACTTGCAGGTGGAGGCGGGGCGTATCGATCACGCGCACCACGCCGGCAATGCCAAGCGCGCGCTGCTCGATACGATCGAATTTTCCCGCGCCATCAAGAAAGCCTATGAGATGACCGACCCGGAGGAAACGCTCATCATCGTCACCGCCGATCACAGCCACACCTTCACGATCGCCGGTTACCCGCATCGCGGGAACAACATCCTCGGTCTGGTGCGCGAGGTGCCCAACAAGGATGGCGAAACGCCTCAGACCAAGAAAGACCGCCTGGGTTTACCCTACACCACCCTGGGATATGCCAACGGGCCAGGCTGGCGCGACGCGCTCGCCAGCGGTGCCAAGCGCCCTGACTTGAGCGCCGTGGATACCGCGGGCCCCAGCTTCTTGCAGGAGGCGGCGGTTCCCACCGAGGGCGCTGAAACCCACGGCGGCGAAGATGTCGCCATCTATGCCACCGGACCCAAGTCGCATCTGGTGCATGGTTCCATGGAACAGAATTGGATCTATCACGTCATGCGCGAGGCTTTTGGGTTTTAA